The Streptomyces sp. ALI-76-A nucleotide sequence GGTCGAGCATCCGGTCACCGAGCTGGTCACCGGCCTCGATCTGGTGGAGTGGCAGCTGCGGGTGGCCGCCGGTGAGCGGCTGCCGTACGGCCAGGACGACATCAGCCTCACCGGGCACGCGATCGAGGCCCGCCTGTGCGCCGAGGACCCCACGCGCGGGTTCCTCCCCACCGGCGGCACGGTCCTGCGGCTCCACGAACCCCAGGGGGACGGCGTACGCACCGACTCCGGGCTCAGCGAGGGCACCGAGGTGGGCAGTCTGTACGACCCGATGCTGTCCAAGGTGATCGCGTACGGGCCGGACCGGGCGACCGCGCTCAGGAAGCTGCGGGCCGCGCTCGCGCAGACGGTCACGCTGGGCGTGCAGACGAACGCCGGGTTCCTGCGGCGGCTGCTCGCGCATCCGGCGGTGGTGGCGGGCGAGTTGGACACCGGGCTGGTCGAGCGGGAGGCGGCGGGGCTCGTCACCACGGACGTACCGGAAGAGGTGTACGAGGCGGCGGCGGCCGTACGGCTCGACGCGCTGCGGCCGAGGGGCGAGGGCTGGACCGATCCCTTCTCGGTGCCGAACGGCTGGCGGATCGGGGGCCTGACCCGGCCCGTCGGCTTCTCCCTGCGCGTTCAGGACCCCGTGGCATACGTCCCGCGCGGCACCCACACCGTCACCGACGACCGGGTGTCGGTCACCCTGGACGGCGTCCGCCACACCTTCCACCGCGCCGCCGACTGGCTCGGCCGTGACGGCGACGCCTGGCAGGTGCGGGACCACGACCCGGTCGCCGCGTCGCTCAACCGGGCCGCGCACGGCGGCGCCGACTCGCTGACCGCCCCCATGCCCGGCACCGTCACGGTCGTGAAGGTGGCTGTCGGCGACGAGGTGAGCGCGGGCCAGAGCCTGCTGGTCGTCGAGGCGATGAAGATGGAGCACGTCATCTCCGCCCCGCACGCCGGCACGGTCGCCGAACTGGACGTCGTACCGGGGACGACGGTCGCCATGGACCAGGTGCTGGCGGTCATCACCCCGGCCGACGCGTCGGGCGACGCCCCGGCCGTCACCCCGGTGGACACACCGGCCGTCACCCCGGCGGTCCCGGCCGCGGAGGAGGAGAGATGACGCTGCCCATGGCCGTCCCGGCGCCCGGCCTGCCCGCCCGCGTCCGGATCCACGAGGTCGGCGCGCGCGACGGCCTGCAGAACGAGAAGGGCACCGTCCCGACGGAGGTCAAGGCGGAGTTCGTGAGCCGGCTCGCCGGCGCGGGCCTGACCACGATCGAGGCGACCAGCTTCGTCCACCCCCGATGGGTGCCCCAACTGGCCGACGCGGAGGAGTTGTTCCCGCTGGTGCGGGACCTGGCGGCGGACCTCCCGGTGCTCGTGCCGAACGAACGCGGCCTGGACCGCGCGCTCGCGCTGGGCGCCACCCGGGTGGCCGTCTTCGCCAGCGCCACCGAGTCCTTCGCCAGGGCCAACCTCAACCGCACGGTCGACGAGGCGCTGGCGATGTTCGAGTCGGTGGTCGCCCGGGCGAAGGCGGAGGGCGTGCACGTGCGCGGCTACCTCTCCATGTGCTTCGGCGACCCCTGGGAGGGCGCGGTGCCCGTCCCGCAGGTCGTCCGGGTCTGCCGGGCCCTGCTGGACATGGGCTGCGACGAACTGAGCCTCGGCGACACGATCGGCGTGGCCACGCCCGGTCACGTGCTGGCCCTGCTCACCGCCCTCACCGAACAGCGGGTCCCGGTCGGCGCGCTGGGCGTGCACTTCCACGACACGTACGGCCAGGCGCTCGCCAACACCCTGGCCGCGCTCCAGTACGGCGTCACCACCGTCGACGCCTCGGCGGGTGGCCTCGGCGGCTGCCCGTACGCCAAGTCCGCGACCGGCAACCTCGCCACCGAGGACCTCGTATGGATGCTCCAGGGGCTCGGCGTCGACACCGGCGTCGACCTCGGCCGTCTCGTCGCCACAAGCGTCTGGATGGCCGGCCGGCTGGGCCGCCCCAGCCCTTCCCGCACCGTTCGCGCCCTGTCCCACGAGGACCCCGAAAGCCGCAAGGAGCAGTGACCGCCATGGACCACCGACTCTCCCCCGAGCTGGACGAACTCCGCCGCACGGTCGAGGAGTTCGCGCACGACGTCGTGGC carries:
- a CDS encoding hydroxymethylglutaryl-CoA lyase, which translates into the protein MTLPMAVPAPGLPARVRIHEVGARDGLQNEKGTVPTEVKAEFVSRLAGAGLTTIEATSFVHPRWVPQLADAEELFPLVRDLAADLPVLVPNERGLDRALALGATRVAVFASATESFARANLNRTVDEALAMFESVVARAKAEGVHVRGYLSMCFGDPWEGAVPVPQVVRVCRALLDMGCDELSLGDTIGVATPGHVLALLTALTEQRVPVGALGVHFHDTYGQALANTLAALQYGVTTVDASAGGLGGCPYAKSATGNLATEDLVWMLQGLGVDTGVDLGRLVATSVWMAGRLGRPSPSRTVRALSHEDPESRKEQ
- a CDS encoding biotin carboxylase N-terminal domain-containing protein, translating into MFDTVLVANRGEIAVRVIRTLRSLGVRSVAVFSDADADARHVREADTAVRLGPAPAAESYLSVERLLAAAARTGAQAVHPGYGFLAENAGFARACADAGLVFVGPPAEAIALMGDKIRAKETVRAAGVPVVPGSSGSGLTDAELADSALEIGLPVLLKPSAGGGGKGMRLVRDPAVLADEIAAARREARASFGDDTLLVERWIDRPRHIEIQVLADDHGQVIHLGERECSLQRRHQKVVEEAPSVLLDERTRAAMGEAAVQAARSCGYAGAGTVEFIVPGNDPSSYYFMEMNTRLQVEHPVTELVTGLDLVEWQLRVAAGERLPYGQDDISLTGHAIEARLCAEDPTRGFLPTGGTVLRLHEPQGDGVRTDSGLSEGTEVGSLYDPMLSKVIAYGPDRATALRKLRAALAQTVTLGVQTNAGFLRRLLAHPAVVAGELDTGLVEREAAGLVTTDVPEEVYEAAAAVRLDALRPRGEGWTDPFSVPNGWRIGGLTRPVGFSLRVQDPVAYVPRGTHTVTDDRVSVTLDGVRHTFHRAADWLGRDGDAWQVRDHDPVAASLNRAAHGGADSLTAPMPGTVTVVKVAVGDEVSAGQSLLVVEAMKMEHVISAPHAGTVAELDVVPGTTVAMDQVLAVITPADASGDAPAVTPVDTPAVTPAVPAAEEER